The Juglans regia cultivar Chandler chromosome 11, Walnut 2.0, whole genome shotgun sequence genome contains the following window.
GTCATCTTCTTCTGCTCAAACAAGCTGCCCCACCGACGTGCAAGAAGACGAAACACAAAGGGAGGTACAGGTTGTTCTCATCTTcttgatctcattttattgtTCGCATGCCCTAAACCGAATCTCCCATTGGTAGTGTTTTTTCAGCCCACGATTTCGGTGTTCCCAAAATCACTGAATTGGTATGGGTTTGATTTCGAATTTctggaaaccctaaccctaaccctaatgaGAGATTTCGAAATTGTTTTAGATTCGAAATAGCACTTGATTTAGATTTGAAATTGCACCTGATTTAGATTCATGAACAATCTCGCTTTCTCCTGTACATTTATCAGGAACCATACACAACACACAATCAACCCACACAacatctctctctattttttggGTCCTTGATTGTtcgttttccttttgtttcttcttcttctttcagttTGAGTAGCAGTAGCAATGATTCAAgtctaaatttttgttttcttttgatatttgacTTAGCCAAGGAAAAGATTCACACAGATATAGCAACATAAAATATTCACTTGTAATAAGGTGACAAAACTGCACATCCAGCATAAATAGAGTGAAGAAGAATTAACTAACTACTAAACATATTCGCTCTCGTTGGTTGTTTTCTACTTTTGTGTACTTGGGGTTGCGCCCCTCTGTGCTTTTAACAAGATtagttataaaaagaattaactAAATACTACACAATCCTTGAGGAAAATCACAATGCTGTGTCTTTTGGGCTATGTCAGAGTGTAGTATACTTTTGTTAGGAGTCATTCTGAATTCATCTTTATGGGCAGGGCACGAAAAGCTCTCGAGGCATGAAGTATTTGAACGTGCCAGGAAGCTCAAATTTGATTTAGTGGAGGtacattatttgatttttttggccATGGTACTTGTAGAGAGAACTCATGAATGTGATACTCACCAAAACAGAGTGTTGACTGAAAAATTTCAATGGTCGCCACTTGGACTCGCTTatgattgaaaaaattagctTTCCAGTGATGTAGTTGACCTATCTCTCTGATGTTTGGGGCATATGGCCAGCTTTGAGGTGAAGGTGGAGTTATAAGTCTTGTGAAGTTTAGCTCCCTGTCACTTTCTGTGATGCTCAAGGATTTTTTGATAAGATATggtttattaataataaaaaaggaaggGTTACCCAAGTACAGGATACTCGACGATATCCTGTAAATTGGCTCCATTATGGGACTCTAATGGATTTTCACAGAGAAAAGATACTCGACAATATCAAAAAGAGCAAGATTGATATTCGTAAGAGAGTGTATGagatcgagatgagagagatgggCCATCCAATAGAAATGAGGTTCTAAACAAGGAGTTGGTGCTTGTTGTATGTGAAGGAGTTAGTGTTAGAAGTTACATACTTAGTTTGAATGTGTAATTTAAGATACTCATAATTTATTGTatgtgttagttttttttttttttttttcagtgtgGAATGGGTTCCCATATAAATGGAAGAGGTTGATATAGATGCTGGTTGATATAGACTCTGTCACATGATCGAATACAACATTTACAAGTTCACTTTTAAAGCCCTTTCGGTTTTTCATGGTAATCCCCAAATGCAACAAGTCTGTGCTTCGATGAATGCACTCCCAATGGTAACTTACACCATGGATCTCAAAGAATCCATCTTTTTCTGATCTTTCAACTTTTGATAGCCatcattttttgtcttttaggTGTTTGCAATGTTAAAGTCGTCATATTTACcccaaataaaaattcatatataaagtCATGGCTGCTACAATATAAAGTCTAATATTGAATTCACCAGGTCCGAAGTTGTTAACTTCTTGTCTCATCGATCGAGCACAATATATAGAAGCTTGGGAAGCAAGAAATAAGAGCTGTGCATAACAATATTAGCATTTCCTTTTGGGATATCTAGTTGGCTTTTTTCACTGGATTGCACTAACATCTCTCTATGCTTAACCTGTCGTGACGATAAAGAGTGAAGAGATGAGCTTTCACAAAAGGGCCAacacaaagaaacaaattaaagcaaGATTATACAAGAACACAAACACGTAGACAAAGGGTGTAAAGTTGGCATTTCTATTCAATCATCTTCAAAAAGTTGTCAATGGGGTTTCTGCATCTTTATGCACAGTCTTGTGTTCCTAATTTAAACATCATATCTAAACTATATATGCAATAAAGTTCACCAAAGTTCACAAAATCATAGACCTGAGCACCATCCCCATATACATACTtgaacttaaaaagaaaaaacagcaaAAATAAAGTTCGGGGCATTGGCCTTTAGTTCACTTGGTCATATCTAAACTATATATGCAACTCTGGATCGTAAATTAGTTCTTTGGGCCTTCCAGCCACGGTTGAACCAGTTATAATCCATCTAACTCAAACTGCACCGATTGTGATCCATCGAATTCAAATTGCATCTGTAAGGATTAATATGCAAACATTAGTGTAGAAATATTACAGcaaatattactattaaaatCTGAAAAGTGCATAAatattacactttcttgactccCAATTACTATTACAGCATAAGTTTGCAACTCGATTGGGCAATGTGTTCAACAATGGCACGGGGACAAAGCCATTGGTAGTTGATAGTACTGATAGATACTTGGGATTCAATGGGAGCCCCAACCCAGGAATACAACTAAAACAGTGCTAAAATTCATGCCTTCCACCAAAATTCTAAGCTGAAGATACAAGGCCAATGTAAAAAATTCTCATACTTGGACTACAAATAAAAAGCTATCCATCCAAAAATAACTACATAGATATGTCCAAAATAATATAGTCATTTGTtccaaatacacaatataataaatgaacTAATCATtgtcctgttttttttttttttttttttgttatgtaCATGATGATGAAGAACATACTTggattaaaaacaaaaatcaagcaGTTCTGCTTGATGAATAAATTCAAGAAGAAAGCTCTTAGAGTAagtttttttgaaaactttacTTTTGTTCATGATCTTAGAATCCCTATTAActtacttcaaaaaaataaatgggatCAGACAGATGTTTAATATGATGAATACtgacaaaaatattcaaaatcatattaatataaatgACAAAAGGTACTGTTATTtgattattggatttttttagtaaaagaatTGATGTAAAGAGCAAACTAGCATTAGAAAGGCACTACGTGCAAAGCACAGGCTCGGGAACACCAGTAATTGCAATAAAGCTTATATAAGTGAAGTGCAGGCGTTCAGGTTGAATTTCTCGTTTGCACCCTTTTGATTTACCCTTCTGTTTTGGcatcaatttcaatttcttttggATTCCAACTGTCAGTTCTATGTATTATTAGAAGAAAATCAGTACAAGTCGATGATAGAGAAATCTCACCACACTTTTAATCGTGGGAGCAGTATTGTATTTATATAGAAAGGCAGTATATAGCAATACATGGTAATATACAGAAACTGTATAAGGTATAGCAATACATGGTAATGAACAACTCTAAACGCTATACAAGGTAAGATTTAGCAAATTACAAGGAGTGAAATCTGCACTATAATTAGTCCTATGACTGTCAATGAGATGGAGATAAATCAGCCTACAATCTCTTTACTACACTCTTGGCATCCATATTTGTCATGCTGCTTTCCATACTAATGGTTTCCATATCAGGAATGGTGTTGATCGAAAGGTGAATATTATCATCCGCCCTCAAACTAGGCGTGGTAACAAGGCATAGTTTGTTCTTGAGTCTGTCCAAATCATATCTTGTTTGAGGCTTAGTGAAAACATCTGCAATCTGAGCTGAAGTTGAGATGTGCCGAGTGATTAACAAACCAAGAGAAACTCTCTCCCTAATATAATGATAATCTAACTCAATGTGTTTACTTCTAGAGTGAAACACGGGATTGACAGTCATGAACAAGGAGCTgagattatcacaaaataaaactGGTGGTGTTATCAATGGAACTTGAAGATCACGAAGGATGAAGGTAAGCCAGGTGATTTCTGCAGCAGTTTGGGCCATAGCCCTGTATTCAGCTTCTGAGCTTGAACGAGAGACTGTGGGTTGCTTTTTTGCACTCCAAGAAATTAAGTTACTGCCAAGGTAAGTGCAGAAACCAGTGGTTGAACGTCGTGTTTGTGGGCAtcctgcccaatctgcatccGAGAAGGCATAAAGGTCCAATGTACTGGAGTTTTGAATATGCAAACCATGATGAGCAGTCCCTTTCACATATCTCAGAATCCGTCTTACCATTGTGAAATGGTCTTGTGTTGGAGCATGCATGAACTGAGAAACATAATTAACACTAAATGAAATATCAGGACGTGTTAGTGTTAAATACTGTAATGCACCAACTAGAGATCGATAGGTGTGAGGATCACAAAGTGCTGTTGAGTCCATGactgttttgaacttttgagtCATTGGAGTATGAGTTGGTTTGCAATCTCTCATTAATGCACGATCAAGTAGATCAATAGCATACTTAGATTGGTGCAATACAAGGCCATCGGAAACATAACTGACTTCAACtcccaaaaaataatgaagtgCACCAAGGTCCTTCATTGCAAATTCAGTGTGCAACACAGCTATGAATTGATCAATTAATTTATCTGAGGAACCCGTGAGGatgatatcatccacatatagaAGAAACCAGATTCAAGAAGAAAGGTGCTAAATCTATCAAACCAagctcttggagcttgttttaatccatatattGCCTTATGAAGTAAGCACACATGGTCAGGTTTCTCATGGTTCACAAAGCCAGGAGGCTGTTCCATGAATATCTTTTCTAACAAGAGtccatgaagaaatgcatttttcacATCTAGCTGTCTAATACTCCATTTTCGAACAACAACTAGtgaaataattattcaaatagtGGCTAGTTTCACTACAGGAGAGTAAGTCTCTGTAAAGTCTATGCCATCCACTTGATGAAAACCTTTAGCTACCAGCCTTGCCTTTAGACGTTGTAATGATCCATCAGGATTAATTTTGGGTGTTAGTACCCAACTTGATCCAACCACATTCATTGTGGAATTTCTGGGAACAAGAGACCAGGTCTCATTTTGCCATAATGCTTCCAATTCTTCTTCCATTGCTTTCTTCCAGCCAGGATGTTTCACAGCTGATTGAATAGTTCTTGGTGGCTTTGGTATGCCAACATACTGATGAATTAAAGCATACTTAGGATTATGTTTATGAATACCTGATTTTGCACGAGTCTGCATAGGATGTGAAGAAGCAGGTAGTATAGAATTTGAGGACTCTGCATGAGGTATTATGGATTGATTGCTTACTTCAGGACCTGCTGGGCCTTCAGATTGATCCAGTAGAGAGGAAATGTCAGGTAACATAGATGAGACAGTATTGGACTGAAGTTCTGCACCACATACTAAATCAGATAGAGTTAGTTGTTTACTCAAGGGTGCATTAGGAGTC
Protein-coding sequences here:
- the LOC109020576 gene encoding uncharacterized mitochondrial protein AtMg00810-like, whose product is MKDLGALHYFLGVEVSYVSDGLVLHQSKYAIDLLDRALMRDCKPTHTPMTQKFKTVMDSTALCDPHTYRSLVGALQYLTLTRPDISFSVNYVSQFMHAPTQDHFTMVRRILRYVKGTAHHGLHIQNSSTLDLYAFSDADWAGCPQTRRSTTGFCTYLGSNLISWSAKKQPTVSRSSSEAEYRAMAQTAAEITWLTFILRDLQVPLITPPVLFCDNLSSLFMTVNPVFHSRSKHIELDYHYIRERVSLGLLITRHISTSAQIADVFTKPQTRYDLDRLKNKLCLVTTPSLRADDNIHLSINTIPDMETISMESSMTNMDAKSVVKRL